The Planctomycetaceae bacterium DNA window CGTTTTGTTGCTGCCGACAGGTTCAAATTGTCTGTCCTGAATCACGCGCAGAAATTTTACCTGCAGCGCAGCGGATGCTGTTGAAATTTCATCGAGGAAAATAGTCCCGCCGTCGGCGGCGAGGAATTTGCCCTGCTTGTCGCTGATTGCGCCGGTGAATGAGCCTTTGACGTGGCCGAATAATTCACTTTCGAGCAGCGTTTCCGGCAGCGCACCGCAGTTCACTTCGACAAACGGCTTGTCTCTTCTGTCTGAACGGTAATGAATTGCTCTTGCGAGCATTGTTTTACCTGTTCCGCTTGAGCCGGTCATAAGAATCGTTGACCTGCTGTCGGCGACCGCTTCAATAAGGTCGAAGATTTTCGCCATTTTGTAGTCCTGGCTGACAATATTTTCCAGACTATATTTATGTACAAGCTGGCTCTTTAGATTCGCGTTTTCACTAATAAGTGACTGCTGCTTGAGCGATCTTTCGATTGTCAGCCGCAGTTCGTCATCGACAACCGGTTTTGTCAGATAATCGTAAGCTCCCTGCTTGATTGCCTCTACTGCGCTTTCAATTGTGCCGTAACCTGTAATAATGATGACAACTGTTTGCGGATAGTTTTGTCTTATCAGATTGAGCAGCTCGAAGCCGTTGCCGTCCGGCAGGTTCACGTCAGTGATGACCAGATGGAAACGCTGTCTTTGCAGTCGGCTCAATGCCTGTCTGTAAGAGTCTGCGCCGACAACGCCGTAGCCTTCGAGTTTCAAAAACTCGCAAAGCGAATCAAGAATGATTTTGTCATCATCTACAACTAAAATGTTTACAGGAACCATAAATACCTTCCAAATATCATATATCAAATATCAAAATGCAAAAATCAAAATTCTTGAACCGGCCGTTGGCCGAGCTATTTAATTTTGAATTTTACAATGTCATCCCCACCTTCGTGAGGACAAGCTTTTATATTTGATTTTGTGCCTTTA harbors:
- a CDS encoding sigma-54 dependent transcriptional regulator; protein product: MVPVNILVVDDDKIILDSLCEFLKLEGYGVVGADSYRQALSRLQRQRFHLVITDVNLPDGNGFELLNLIRQNYPQTVVIIITGYGTIESAVEAIKQGAYDYLTKPVVDDELRLTIERSLKQQSLISENANLKSQLVHKYSLENIVSQDYKMAKIFDLIEAVADSRSTILMTGSSGTGKTMLARAIHYRSDRRDKPFVEVNCGALPETLLESELFGHVKGSFTGAISDKQGKFLAADGGTIFLDEISTASAALQVKFLRVIQDRQFEPVGSNKTTTVDTRVIVASNQNMMNEVRAGRFREDLYYRLNVITINLPSLNERPADIPLLAQQFMKNFCIAHNRMKLGIDNEAMSVLQRYDWPGNVRELENVIERAVLLSKTDYITFDDLPFNVTAYAPLNSADDFDSTSLKSAIAEPERKILRAALEANNWNRQLTALALKINRTTLYKKMKKYGLEDEAERMGIR